In one window of Musa acuminata AAA Group cultivar baxijiao chromosome BXJ3-2, Cavendish_Baxijiao_AAA, whole genome shotgun sequence DNA:
- the LOC103975291 gene encoding type IV inositol polyphosphate 5-phosphatase 7 isoform X2, with the protein MLSWPKTLVKRWFNIKSKGRERHADDVADRGDNRQWTANFSERETCTVKRSSTDRLSRKHIDQIQQRTFDPHSAQVADVQDYKIFVATWNVGGKSPPRNLILLDWLHSSSPSDIYVLGFQEIVPLNAGNVLVTEDNGPAKKWLWLIRKTLNSPDTCGSDSYHTPSPVPYPILELNADFERFSVRQKNSSFLHRRSFQYPSHSLKFEGDTILPQQMIEHRFSVCDRVSFESRPSDFDSNFRCEGSSDDENIGEESPTDMFSSPNSYGYGAPPHVEERDRLSVNSRYCMVASKQMVGIFLTIWVRSDIREDIKNLKISCVGRGLMGYLGNKGSISISMSFHKTSFCFICSHLTSGQKDGDELRRNSDVMEILKKTRFPHVQRSDRDKSPETILDHDRIIWLGDLNYRIALSYRSVKTLVEMRNWRALLEKDQLQIEQRCGRVFEGWKEGRIYFPPTYKYSNNSDRYAGDDTNPKEKRRTPAWCDRILWHGRGLNQLSYVRGESRFSDHRPVYSIFTAEVEMMNHSYLRKNMGYFGSRVEAEELLPHSHGYTELNYC; encoded by the exons ATG CTGTCATGGCCCAAGACCCTTGTTAAAAGATGGTTCAACATCAAGAGCAAAGGTCGGGAGCGTCATGCAGATGATGTTGCTGATAGAG GAGATAATAGGCAGTGGACGGCCAACTTTTCTGAGAGGGAGACATGTACTGTCAAGAGAAGCAGCACAG ATAGATTGTCCAGGAAGCACATAGATCAAATTCAGCAAAGAACGTTTGATCCTCATTCAGCTCAAGTTGCAGATGTTCAGGACTACAA GATCTTTGTTGCGACTTGGAATGTAGGTGGGAAGTCCCCACCAAGAAATTTGATTCTCTTGGACTGGCTtcattcttcttctccttcagatATATATGTTTTGGG CTTCCAAGAGATTGTTCCACTAAATGCTGGGAATGTTCTCGTCACAGAAGATAATGGTCCAGCAAAGAAATGGCTGTGGCTTATTAGGAAGACTTTGAACAGTCCTGACACCTGCGGGTCTGATAGCTATCACACGCCATCACCCGTTCCATATCCTATCTTGGAGTTGAATGCTGATTTTGAGAGGTTCTCAGTGAGGCAGAAAAATTCGTCATTTCTCCATCGACGTTCCTTTCAATATCCAAGTCATAGTTTAAAATTTGAAGGGGATACTATATTACCCCAACAAATGATCGAGCACCGATTCAGTGTCTGTGATAGGGTTAGCTTTGAGAGCAGACCAAGTGATTTTGACTCCAATTTTAGGTGTGAAGGTTCATCTGATGATGAGAACATTGGTGAGGAGTCACCTACTGACATGTTTAGTTCACCAAATTCGTATGGCTATGGTGCTCCTCCACATGTTGAAGAAAGGGATAGGCTATCTGTGAACTCTAG GTATTGTATGGTTGCCAGCAAACAAATGGTTGGAATATTTCTTACAATTTGGGTGCGCAGTGACATTAGAGAAGATATTAAGAACTTGAAGATTTCTTGTGTAGGCAGGGGATTAATGGGTTATCTTGGAAACAAG GGTTCCATATCGATCAGCATGTCCTTTCACAAAACAAGTTTCTGCTTCATCTGTAGTCATTTGACCTCAGGGCAGAAAGATGGGGATGAACTGCGTAGAAATTCAGATGTCATGGAGATTCTAAAAAAGACTAGATTCCCACATGTGCAGAGAAGTGATCGTGACAAGTCTCCTGAAACAATTCTTGATCATGA TCGCATAATATGGCTTGGGGATTTGAATTACCGCATTGCTCTTTCATATCGGTCAGTGAAGACTCTAGTTGAAATGCGCAACTGGAGAGCTTTGTTGGAAAAAGATCAG CTCCAAATAGAACAACGATGTGGCCGTGTATTTGAAGGATGGAAAGAAGGAAGGATATATTTTCCTCCCACCTATAAATATTCGAATAATTCGGATCGATATGCGGGGGATGACACAAACCCTAAGGAGAAGCGACGAACACCTGCATg GTGTGACCGTATATTATGGCATGGAAGAGGCCTTAATCAATTGTCTTATGTTCGAGGAGAGTCGAGATTCTCTGACCATCGACCTGTATATAGCATTTTCACAGCAGAGGTTGAAATGATGAATCATAGCTACCTCAGGAAGAACATGGGTTATTTTGGCTCTCGTGTGGAGGCGGAAGAACTGTTACCACACTCTCATGGTTATACAGAGTTAAACTACTGCTAG
- the LOC103975291 gene encoding type IV inositol polyphosphate 5-phosphatase 7 isoform X1: MRDENPKKSKLSWPKTLVKRWFNIKSKGRERHADDVADRGDNRQWTANFSERETCTVKRSSTDRLSRKHIDQIQQRTFDPHSAQVADVQDYKIFVATWNVGGKSPPRNLILLDWLHSSSPSDIYVLGFQEIVPLNAGNVLVTEDNGPAKKWLWLIRKTLNSPDTCGSDSYHTPSPVPYPILELNADFERFSVRQKNSSFLHRRSFQYPSHSLKFEGDTILPQQMIEHRFSVCDRVSFESRPSDFDSNFRCEGSSDDENIGEESPTDMFSSPNSYGYGAPPHVEERDRLSVNSRYCMVASKQMVGIFLTIWVRSDIREDIKNLKISCVGRGLMGYLGNKGSISISMSFHKTSFCFICSHLTSGQKDGDELRRNSDVMEILKKTRFPHVQRSDRDKSPETILDHDRIIWLGDLNYRIALSYRSVKTLVEMRNWRALLEKDQLQIEQRCGRVFEGWKEGRIYFPPTYKYSNNSDRYAGDDTNPKEKRRTPAWCDRILWHGRGLNQLSYVRGESRFSDHRPVYSIFTAEVEMMNHSYLRKNMGYFGSRVEAEELLPHSHGYTELNYC; encoded by the exons ATGAGAGATGAGAATCCAAAGAAAAGCAAG CTGTCATGGCCCAAGACCCTTGTTAAAAGATGGTTCAACATCAAGAGCAAAGGTCGGGAGCGTCATGCAGATGATGTTGCTGATAGAG GAGATAATAGGCAGTGGACGGCCAACTTTTCTGAGAGGGAGACATGTACTGTCAAGAGAAGCAGCACAG ATAGATTGTCCAGGAAGCACATAGATCAAATTCAGCAAAGAACGTTTGATCCTCATTCAGCTCAAGTTGCAGATGTTCAGGACTACAA GATCTTTGTTGCGACTTGGAATGTAGGTGGGAAGTCCCCACCAAGAAATTTGATTCTCTTGGACTGGCTtcattcttcttctccttcagatATATATGTTTTGGG CTTCCAAGAGATTGTTCCACTAAATGCTGGGAATGTTCTCGTCACAGAAGATAATGGTCCAGCAAAGAAATGGCTGTGGCTTATTAGGAAGACTTTGAACAGTCCTGACACCTGCGGGTCTGATAGCTATCACACGCCATCACCCGTTCCATATCCTATCTTGGAGTTGAATGCTGATTTTGAGAGGTTCTCAGTGAGGCAGAAAAATTCGTCATTTCTCCATCGACGTTCCTTTCAATATCCAAGTCATAGTTTAAAATTTGAAGGGGATACTATATTACCCCAACAAATGATCGAGCACCGATTCAGTGTCTGTGATAGGGTTAGCTTTGAGAGCAGACCAAGTGATTTTGACTCCAATTTTAGGTGTGAAGGTTCATCTGATGATGAGAACATTGGTGAGGAGTCACCTACTGACATGTTTAGTTCACCAAATTCGTATGGCTATGGTGCTCCTCCACATGTTGAAGAAAGGGATAGGCTATCTGTGAACTCTAG GTATTGTATGGTTGCCAGCAAACAAATGGTTGGAATATTTCTTACAATTTGGGTGCGCAGTGACATTAGAGAAGATATTAAGAACTTGAAGATTTCTTGTGTAGGCAGGGGATTAATGGGTTATCTTGGAAACAAG GGTTCCATATCGATCAGCATGTCCTTTCACAAAACAAGTTTCTGCTTCATCTGTAGTCATTTGACCTCAGGGCAGAAAGATGGGGATGAACTGCGTAGAAATTCAGATGTCATGGAGATTCTAAAAAAGACTAGATTCCCACATGTGCAGAGAAGTGATCGTGACAAGTCTCCTGAAACAATTCTTGATCATGA TCGCATAATATGGCTTGGGGATTTGAATTACCGCATTGCTCTTTCATATCGGTCAGTGAAGACTCTAGTTGAAATGCGCAACTGGAGAGCTTTGTTGGAAAAAGATCAG CTCCAAATAGAACAACGATGTGGCCGTGTATTTGAAGGATGGAAAGAAGGAAGGATATATTTTCCTCCCACCTATAAATATTCGAATAATTCGGATCGATATGCGGGGGATGACACAAACCCTAAGGAGAAGCGACGAACACCTGCATg GTGTGACCGTATATTATGGCATGGAAGAGGCCTTAATCAATTGTCTTATGTTCGAGGAGAGTCGAGATTCTCTGACCATCGACCTGTATATAGCATTTTCACAGCAGAGGTTGAAATGATGAATCATAGCTACCTCAGGAAGAACATGGGTTATTTTGGCTCTCGTGTGGAGGCGGAAGAACTGTTACCACACTCTCATGGTTATACAGAGTTAAACTACTGCTAG
- the LOC103975290 gene encoding non-specific lipid transfer protein GPI-anchored 5 codes for MRSLYTLPYKIAMPSALLPSPRPTTTARATREIMARRASHMGLVLVLVVVLCAGASAQSSGCTSALVSLSPCLDYITGNETTPSSSCCSQLASVVGSEPQCLCMVLNGGDSSLGITINQTQALALPTACNVKTPPVSECSSARAPSESPTTPSVPSADGGSKTLPTQDTSGGSHTEVPSSIVYSLLFAVASLWVSSITF; via the exons ATGCGTTCTCTCTACACCCTCCCCTACAAGATCGCCATGCCCTCTGCTCTTCTCCCTTCACCTCGACCAACAACAACAGCAAGAGCAACAAGAGAAATCATGGCTCGGAGAGCTTCCCACATGGGTCTTGTGCTGGTCCTCGTGGTCGTGCTGTGCGCCGGGGCTTCAGCTCAGTCCAGCGGTTGCACGTCCGCCCTGGTGAGCCTGTCCCCTTGCCTCGACTACATCACTGGCAACGAGACGACCCCCTCCAGCTCCTGCTGCTCGCAGCTGGCCAGCGTCGTCGGCTCGGAGCCGCAGTGCCTCTgcatggtcctcaacggcggagatTCCTCGCTCGGCATCACCATCAACCAGACTCAGGCCCTGGCTCTCCCCACCGCCTGCAACGTCAAGACGCCACCAGTTAGCGAGTGCAGCT CCGCCAGAGCGCCCAGCGAATCTCCGACCACGCCATCAGTGCCCAGCGCAG ATGGTGGATCGAAGACTCTTCCCACGCAGGACACATCGGGTGGGTCGCATACCGAAGTGCCATCATCGATCGTCTACTCTCTGCTCTTCGCGGTGGCGTCTCTTTGGGTGTCGTCTATAACATTCTGA
- the LOC103975289 gene encoding non-specific lipid transfer protein GPI-anchored 5 isoform X1: protein MAKKAFQVGLALAVVTIVLSGLASAQSGCTTTIISLAPCLNYITGNSSTPSSSCCSQLASVVQSQPACLCSVLNGGASSFGITINQTRALAMPAACKVQTPPVSECNSVTGGPAKSPTTSPATPATPVPSTPSSPKSEGGSKATPATTSDGSSYKSSRSLMLSILFLAGCVSFTGL from the exons ATGGCCAAGAAAGCGTTCCAGGTCGGCCTGGCGTTGGCCGTCGTGACCATCGTGCTCTCGGGCCTCGCTTCGGCGCAGTCCGGCTGCACCACCACGATCATCAGCCTCGCGCCGTGCCTGAACTACATTACCGGCAACTCGTCCACTCCCTCCTCCTCGTGCTGCTCCCAGCTGGCCAGCGTCGTCCAGTCCCAGCCGGCGTGCCTCTGCTCGGTGCTCAACGGCGGCGCCTCCTCGTTCGGGATCACCATAAACCAGACCCGAGCCTTGGCCATGCCCGCCGCCTGCAAGGTCCAGACGCCGCCGGTCAGCGAGTGCAACT CTGTGACCGGTGGACCGGCAAAATCCCCGACAACTTCACCGGCGACCCCAGCAACACCGGTCCCGTCCACACCATCATCTCCGAAATCAG AAGGTGGATCGAAGGCAACCCCGGCGACTACCTCAGATGGCAGTTCTTACAAATCATCTCGTTCTCTGATGCTTTCAATCCTCTTCCTCGCCGGTTGCGTCTCCTTCACCGGCCTCTGA
- the LOC103975289 gene encoding non-specific lipid transfer protein GPI-anchored 5 isoform X2 — MAKKAFQVGLALAVVTIVLSGLASAQSGCTTTIISLAPCLNYITGNSSTPSSSCCSQLASVVQSQPACLCSVLNGGASSFGITINQTRALAMPAACKVQTPPVSECNSVTGGPAKSPTTSPATPATPVPSTPSSPKSGGSKATPATTSDGSSYKSSRSLMLSILFLAGCVSFTGL; from the exons ATGGCCAAGAAAGCGTTCCAGGTCGGCCTGGCGTTGGCCGTCGTGACCATCGTGCTCTCGGGCCTCGCTTCGGCGCAGTCCGGCTGCACCACCACGATCATCAGCCTCGCGCCGTGCCTGAACTACATTACCGGCAACTCGTCCACTCCCTCCTCCTCGTGCTGCTCCCAGCTGGCCAGCGTCGTCCAGTCCCAGCCGGCGTGCCTCTGCTCGGTGCTCAACGGCGGCGCCTCCTCGTTCGGGATCACCATAAACCAGACCCGAGCCTTGGCCATGCCCGCCGCCTGCAAGGTCCAGACGCCGCCGGTCAGCGAGTGCAACT CTGTGACCGGTGGACCGGCAAAATCCCCGACAACTTCACCGGCGACCCCAGCAACACCGGTCCCGTCCACACCATCATCTCCGAAATCAG GTGGATCGAAGGCAACCCCGGCGACTACCTCAGATGGCAGTTCTTACAAATCATCTCGTTCTCTGATGCTTTCAATCCTCTTCCTCGCCGGTTGCGTCTCCTTCACCGGCCTCTGA
- the LOC103975287 gene encoding non-specific lipid transfer protein GPI-anchored 5-like — translation MAQKAFEAGVALAVMLSALASAQSGCTTAIISLAPCLSYITGNTSTLSSSCCSQLDRVVRSEPACLCSVHNVWASSLGVTINQTRPLAMPAACNVRTPPISECNSVAGGPAKSPTASPTTLATPANLARGTPSTPSSLRAEDGSMATRATTSDGTSYKSPPSLMLSILCLAACVSFANL, via the exons ATGGCCCAGAAAGCGTTCGAGGCGGGCGTCGCGTTGGCCGTCATGCTCTCGGCCCTCGCTTCGGCGCAGTCCGGCTGCACCACCGCCATCATCAGCCTCGCGCCGTGCCTGAGCTACATCACCGGCAACACCTCCACGCTCTCATCCTCGTGCTGCTCACAGCTGGACAGGGTCGTTCGGTCCGAACCGGCGTGCCTCTGCTCGGTGCACAACGTCTGGGCCTCCTCGTTGGGGGTCACCATAAACCAGACCCGACCCTTGGCCATGCCGGCGGCTTGCAACGTCCGGACCCCACCGATTAGCGAGTGCAACT CTGTGGCCGGTGGGCCAGCAAAATCCCCGACGGCTTCACCGACGACTCTAGCAACACCGGCCAATCTCGCAAGAGGGACCCCATCCACACCATCATCGCTTAGGGCAG AAGATGGATCGATGGCAACCCGGGCCACGACCTCAGATGGCACTTCCTACAAATCACCTCCCTCTCTGATGCTTTCAATTCTCTGCCTCGCCGCCTGCGTCTCCTTCGCCAACCTCTGA
- the LOC103975286 gene encoding non-specific lipid transfer protein GPI-anchored 5, which yields MAKKVSEVCLALAVMTIMLPGLAWAQSGCTTAIISLVPCLSYITGNSSTPSSSCCSQLASVVKSQPACLCSVLNGGASSFGITVNQTRALAMPAACKVQTPPVSECNSVAGGPAKSPTSSPAAPDTPANPAPATPSSPRAEGGSKATPATASYGTSYTPTRSLMLSILFLAASVFSTSL from the exons ATGGCCAAGAAAGTGTCCGAGGTCTGCCTGGCTTTGGCCGTCATGACCATCATGCTCCCCGGCCTCGCTTGGGCGCAGTCCGGCTGCACCACCGCTATCATCAGCCTCGTGCCGTGCCTGAGCTACATCACCGGCAACTCCTCCACGCCCTCCTCCTCGTGCTGCTCCCAGCTGGCCAGCGTCGTCAAGTCCCAGCCGGCGTGCCTCTGCTCGGTGCTCAACGGCGGCGCCTCCTCGTTCGGGATCACCGTAAACCAGACCCGAGCCTTGGCCATGCCCGCCGCCTGCAAGGTCCAGACGCCGCCGGTCAGCGAGTGCAACT CCGTAGCCGGTGGACCGGCAAAGTCCCCGACATCTTCACCAGCAGCACCGGATACTCCGGCCAATCCCGCACCAGCGACGCCATCATCTCCGAGGGCAG AAGGTGGATCGAAGGCAACCCCAGCGACGGCTTCATATGGCACTTCTTACACACCAACTCGCTCTCTGATGCTCTCAATCCTCTTCCTCGCCGCCTCCGTCTTCTCTACCAGCCTCTGA